A single genomic interval of Chitinophaga sp. 180180018-3 harbors:
- a CDS encoding NADH-quinone oxidoreductase subunit M, with translation MLTVLLILIPLIAGLIAFGLKGSGPKVLSMISSLATVVLAIGTWCRFRTAPDSLNFVAEWIPQLGSEFRVGLDGMGVMLCLLTAVAFLLVFITIYSRNYEKPGSFYGLMLLAQAGLMGVFTAYDALLFYVFWELALIPVYFLCSLWGGEKRIAVTFKFFVYTFVGSLLMMVGIIYLYFQTPDHSFSWTAFSSLALAPEKQKWLFWLFFVAFAIKMPVFPFHTWQPDTYEQSPTPVTMILSGLMVKMGLFGLLRWCLLLVPQGVGMWADVVIVLCIIGIIYASAIAMVQNDLKRLIAYSSIAHIGLMCAAIFANNEQSLQGMLIQMFNHGINIIGLWIIVDVIQQRLGVKNMDQLGGMARKAPRMAIFLVIISLANIGLPLTNGFIGEFLMFSGLFQYNHWFMAFAGLGIILSAVYTLGMIQKVIFGQSNTLTETTTDLQPGEALALSLIVIIILVMGVYPKPMLDLVSSTTEVVNKVF, from the coding sequence ATGTTGACAGTTTTATTAATATTGATTCCTCTCATAGCCGGCCTTATTGCATTTGGCCTGAAGGGATCCGGACCGAAGGTGCTGAGTATGATCTCATCACTGGCAACAGTGGTGCTGGCAATCGGAACATGGTGCCGTTTTCGTACTGCTCCGGATAGTCTGAACTTTGTTGCAGAATGGATCCCGCAACTTGGAAGCGAGTTCCGGGTGGGCCTGGATGGAATGGGAGTAATGCTTTGCTTACTTACAGCAGTAGCTTTTCTGTTGGTTTTCATTACCATTTACAGTCGTAACTATGAAAAGCCTGGTTCCTTTTATGGCCTGATGTTATTGGCACAGGCGGGCCTGATGGGAGTGTTTACCGCTTATGATGCCTTGCTGTTCTACGTATTCTGGGAGCTGGCATTGATACCAGTATATTTTCTGTGCTCACTGTGGGGAGGAGAGAAACGTATCGCTGTTACCTTCAAATTCTTTGTATATACCTTCGTGGGTTCTCTGTTGATGATGGTAGGTATTATCTACCTTTATTTCCAGACACCAGACCATTCCTTCAGCTGGACAGCCTTCAGCAGCCTGGCGCTGGCTCCGGAAAAGCAGAAATGGTTGTTCTGGCTGTTTTTTGTAGCATTTGCCATCAAGATGCCGGTATTTCCTTTTCATACATGGCAGCCGGATACTTATGAACAATCTCCTACCCCGGTAACCATGATCCTGTCTGGTTTGATGGTGAAAATGGGATTGTTCGGCCTGCTCCGCTGGTGCCTCCTGCTGGTTCCTCAGGGAGTTGGCATGTGGGCGGATGTTGTGATCGTGTTATGTATTATTGGTATCATTTACGCATCTGCTATTGCGATGGTGCAGAATGATCTCAAACGTTTGATTGCTTATTCTTCTATTGCGCATATTGGTTTAATGTGCGCAGCTATATTCGCAAATAATGAGCAGAGCCTGCAGGGTATGCTTATACAGATGTTCAACCACGGCATCAATATCATCGGCCTGTGGATAATCGTAGATGTGATTCAGCAGCGTCTTGGGGTAAAGAATATGGATCAGCTGGGCGGCATGGCCCGGAAAGCACCACGTATGGCTATCTTCCTCGTCATTATCAGTCTTGCTAACATCGGTTTGCCACTTACCAACGGTTTCATCGGTGAGTTCCTGATGTTCAGCGGATTGTTCCAGTATAATCATTGGTTCATGGCATTTGCCGGATTGGGAATCATTCTTTCTGCAGTATATACCCTGGGTATGATCCAGAAAGTGATATTCGGCCAGAGTAATACCTTAACTGAAACTACTACAGACCTGCAACCAGGAGAAGCGCTGGCGCTGAGCCTGATCGTGATAATAATCCTTGTGATGGGTGTATATCCCAAGCCAATGCTGGACCTGGTGAGCAGCACCACTGAAGTAGTCAATAAAGTATTTTGA
- a CDS encoding ABC transporter permease, whose product MQSSDIFSLAYRSVTGNKLRTGLTVAIIALGITVLVGILTAIDSMRNSIYSSFASMGTNSFSIRNRGMQIHIGEDNDKASKGNKNIKKVKKSNSNKVIRYQEAMAFKERYQFPAIVGISFQASGIATVYKDDKKTNPNVQVIGGDENYLEISNYEVAQGRNFNQLDVESGRNVAILGQDVAHKVFGKQLKNVVNNTIRVGDIRYRVIGVLASKGSSKMMSADNVVITTVNNTRRIFNRPSASYQISVAVKDIKQMDAAKGEATGLFRVIRGLALNEEDNFQITGSDSIAEMLFASLSKVNLFAIAIAAITLVGSAIGLMNIMLVAVAERTREIGVTKALGATRKVIRTQFLYEAIIISLMGGFIGVVAGMLLGNIVSILLKTPFIVPWLWITIGVSLCAMVGLISGLYPAYKASKLDPIIALRYE is encoded by the coding sequence ATGCAATCATCCGATATTTTTTCCCTGGCTTATCGTTCTGTAACCGGCAATAAACTCCGTACGGGTCTTACTGTGGCTATCATCGCACTGGGGATTACTGTACTGGTAGGGATTCTTACTGCTATCGACAGTATGAGAAACAGTATATACAGCAGTTTTGCCAGTATGGGTACCAATAGTTTTTCTATCAGGAACAGGGGAATGCAGATACATATTGGAGAAGATAATGACAAGGCCTCCAAGGGAAACAAGAATATTAAAAAAGTAAAGAAATCCAATAGTAATAAAGTAATCCGTTACCAGGAAGCAATGGCCTTTAAAGAGCGCTATCAGTTTCCGGCTATTGTGGGTATTTCTTTTCAGGCATCGGGTATTGCAACCGTGTATAAAGATGATAAGAAAACAAATCCCAATGTGCAGGTGATAGGGGGAGATGAAAATTACCTGGAGATTTCCAACTATGAGGTCGCACAAGGCAGGAATTTCAATCAGCTGGATGTGGAATCGGGGCGGAATGTGGCTATACTTGGACAAGATGTGGCGCACAAAGTATTCGGGAAACAGCTGAAGAATGTCGTTAATAATACTATCAGGGTTGGGGATATCCGTTACCGGGTAATTGGCGTGCTGGCGTCCAAGGGCAGTAGCAAGATGATGAGCGCAGATAACGTAGTGATCACTACCGTAAATAATACGAGAAGAATATTTAACAGGCCCAGTGCCAGTTATCAGATCTCGGTGGCAGTAAAGGATATCAAACAAATGGATGCCGCTAAAGGGGAGGCAACGGGGCTTTTCCGGGTCATTCGCGGACTGGCACTGAATGAGGAAGACAACTTCCAGATAACCGGCAGCGATAGCATTGCAGAAATGTTGTTCGCCAGTTTAAGTAAAGTGAATTTATTTGCTATTGCCATTGCAGCCATTACGCTGGTAGGATCGGCGATAGGCCTTATGAATATCATGCTGGTGGCGGTGGCCGAACGTACCCGCGAAATTGGTGTTACCAAGGCGCTTGGTGCCACACGGAAAGTAATACGCACACAGTTCCTGTATGAAGCCATTATTATCAGCCTGATGGGTGGATTTATCGGCGTAGTGGCAGGAATGCTGCTGGGGAATATTGTTTCCATATTACTGAAAACCCCTTTCATTGTACCCTGGCTCTGGATAACTATAGGCGTAAGCCTCTGTGCGATGGTGGGGCTTATTTCAGGGCTTTATCCTGCGTACAAGGCGTCGAAATTAGATCCTATTATTGCCTTGAGATACGAATAA
- a CDS encoding NADH-quinone oxidoreductase subunit N produces the protein MNALISTALSGVVLMFVGLFVRNKQHIKFFAIAAIIVAFIANLAQYPSVELGGYTMFGMIEVTKFGVLFNAVALGATLLYFLLSGSEFEKVGEHVADYFALIFFILAGISLAATFSNLLMLFLSIEIMSIPQYILAGADKKSLKSNEASLKYFLMGSFSTGILLMGITLIYGSAGTFDIAGLNLGAETMHPLALCGIILMVFALAFKVSAVPFHFWTPDVYDGSPTVFTSFMSTVVKAGAFVAFVRMFHSGFAGGTISGHWTLILSIITAVTLILGNFSAVFQQSVKRMLAYSSIAQAGFMLFAVVALNKMGAQGIILYAAAYSIATIGVFAVLMKLKDYTFEGFNGLARKQPLLALATAIFLFSLAGIPITAGFFAKYFVLSAAILNGHLLWLVVLAVLCAAISVYYYFRVIIAMYFKQGDPEVENVTGGFKAALALAIVLVLVLGVFPNLLLNWF, from the coding sequence ATGAATGCACTAATTTCTACTGCTTTATCGGGCGTTGTACTGATGTTTGTTGGTTTATTTGTACGCAATAAGCAGCATATTAAATTCTTTGCCATCGCGGCTATCATTGTAGCATTTATTGCTAACCTGGCGCAGTATCCCTCCGTTGAACTGGGCGGATACACGATGTTTGGCATGATTGAAGTAACCAAATTCGGGGTGTTATTCAATGCTGTAGCATTGGGGGCCACGTTGTTATACTTCCTGTTGTCGGGCAGTGAGTTCGAGAAAGTAGGCGAACATGTGGCTGATTATTTTGCGCTGATATTCTTTATTCTGGCTGGTATCTCCCTGGCAGCCACTTTCAGCAACCTGCTGATGTTGTTCCTGTCAATAGAAATTATGTCTATTCCTCAGTATATCCTGGCAGGGGCAGATAAGAAAAGCCTGAAAAGTAATGAAGCATCCCTGAAGTATTTCCTGATGGGATCTTTTTCCACAGGTATACTGCTGATGGGTATCACCCTGATCTACGGATCTGCTGGTACGTTTGATATTGCAGGACTGAACCTGGGCGCTGAAACAATGCACCCGCTGGCACTTTGTGGTATCATCCTGATGGTATTTGCATTGGCTTTCAAAGTATCGGCAGTACCATTCCACTTCTGGACACCGGACGTATATGATGGTTCTCCTACCGTATTCACTTCTTTTATGTCTACTGTAGTGAAAGCCGGTGCTTTCGTAGCATTTGTCAGGATGTTTCATTCCGGTTTTGCCGGAGGTACTATTAGTGGCCACTGGACGCTCATTCTGTCTATCATCACAGCAGTAACGCTTATACTCGGTAACTTCAGCGCAGTATTCCAACAGAGCGTGAAACGTATGCTGGCATACTCCAGTATTGCGCAGGCAGGGTTCATGCTCTTTGCAGTAGTAGCACTAAACAAGATGGGAGCACAGGGTATCATCCTGTATGCTGCAGCCTATAGCATTGCTACCATTGGCGTGTTTGCCGTGCTCATGAAGCTGAAAGACTATACTTTCGAAGGGTTTAACGGATTGGCCCGTAAGCAGCCTTTATTGGCGCTTGCCACCGCCATCTTCCTGTTTTCACTGGCGGGAATACCTATAACAGCAGGATTTTTCGCTAAATACTTTGTGCTTTCTGCCGCCATTCTGAATGGTCATCTGTTGTGGCTGGTGGTGCTGGCGGTTTTGTGTGCTGCTATCAGTGTTTACTATTACTTCCGGGTGATCATTGCTATGTACTTCAAACAGGGCGATCCGGAAGTAGAAAATGTGACTGGAGGCTTTAAAGCAGCTCTGGCGCTGGCGATTGTGCTGGTACTTGTATTGGGCGTGTTTCCCAATCTGCTGCTTAACTGGTTCTAA